A stretch of the Neochlamydia sp. AcF84 genome encodes the following:
- a CDS encoding group II intron maturase-specific domain-containing protein, which produces PAVSQAALKSMKATIRQWNIRNRTDLELGDIARMYNPVIRGWLAYYGKYSPSALYQFCRHFNKTLVAWGMRKYKELAGHKTRTTIFIGKIVKKTPELFVHWDKGMIGAFA; this is translated from the coding sequence CACCAGCAGTAAGCCAAGCGGCGCTAAAATCTATGAAAGCAACCATTAGGCAATGGAATATAAGAAATAGAACAGATTTAGAACTTGGAGATATAGCCAGAATGTATAATCCAGTTATCAGAGGATGGCTGGCATACTATGGGAAATATTCTCCATCAGCTCTATACCAATTCTGCAGACATTTTAATAAGACACTAGTGGCTTGGGGTATGCGTAAATACAAGGAACTTGCAGGTCATAAAACAAGAACGACTATCTTTATAGGAAAGATAGTAAAGAAAACCCCAGAGTTATTTGTACACTGGGATAAAGG